ATCCCAATATCCTAGCATATCGTTTTGAATTGCCATAAGAAATTCTTGATGCCTTCCAATAGCTCTGGTTACTAAATAAACATATGCGGGAAAGAATTTCAAACCCTTATTTTTCAATGTGGCTCTAAGGATTGTAACATCAAGTGTTATGTTAATTGAATAAATAAGTGTTGATACAGTTTTTGTAAAGTAATTATATGTGTGTGCTCTTGGATATGTGTTCATGTCAATAGCGTGAAAATTTGAATTCATATGATTATACCTCTATTTCCGTACAATTAATTTATAATCAAATTATAATCTCATATCGCATACTTTACCTAGCTCATAAATAATTCTGTAGTAAAGTTGTCCGTTCTATGAAAATAAGAACGGTAATTTTTATATCATCTAAATTGATAACATAAAAATTACCGTTTGCTTTTATATTATTTGTTTTTCTTTTCTTATTATTCTTCTAATGCTGTACTCAGTGAGATAAAATTGTTGAGCAAGTTTTTTAACAGACACTCCTTGTTTATATCTATCAAAAATATCTCTATTCCTTTTTTCTAAAATGTCTTTTATACCGCTGTATTCTCCCCAAGCTTTTTTGCTATTGCTTTTTCTAGGAATATATAGATAAATACCATCAGCATAATTCTGAATTAATTCAATAATGTTCTGTGGCAATATATTTTGTGCTTTTTCATATTTCATAGTGTATGCTCCTATCTACATTTAATCTGTAAATATAAAGCAAAGTCCACACAAAAATATTTTAGCCTGTACCAGTCAAAACTAAGCTTCGAACAAGACTTCTCTTATATTTTTATGTAGTCTTTGCACGAAGCTTTGTCTCACAATACATTCTGATACTTGTCGCATACATAGTCACCTCTTTATGTGTTTTATTGTGCTTTGATTTAAAATATTTGTTGCAGTAATCTAAAAACCATTAGCTATAAAATTTTCCTTTAATTTATCACAAAAATCTAAAAATTTAGGAGGAACTTTATCTAAATTCTTTTCTGCAAGAGCTTTTAAGTTATCAGCATATTGAATAAAGTCACCAGGATTTTTATTCTCATTGGAGCTTGAGAGAATATCTTTAGGAATAGGATGAATTCCGTTAATGTCCATTAAAACCATCATATCAGCTATCGGTCCAGTCATATCATAATATGGGCTGCAATCTACATCTTTAAACTCACTTAACGTATCATCAATAACTTTTTTTGCTCTTTGGGCAATAGTGAGATTTTTACTGCTGTCAGAAATATTTATTGTGTCTGAATTTGCAGTTTTTGTAGGTTCGTTTTTAGAATTACTTCTGCTGTTATTATTTTGTGGTGCTACTTCAGTGATATTAACAGTATTTGTTTCTCTGTTATTTATGTAATTAGTTCGCATTTTAATCATAAGTATACCTCCATAAGATGTAGCATAGTATTATTATCGCACTAATACCTAAATTATAAATATATTGATTTATTTGAAAATAATAGTGTATATAAAATTATTATTTCACCTAAATAAGTTCAAAGAGCTTGTTTTCATATTCATACCTCCTTAATATAAATGCCAATGTTTTAACAACCAAAATCCTTAGCAGTAACACTTTTAGTGTAAACTTCATAGTGTATTGTAGGTCCCAAATTTAGTTTAATCTAACTTTCTTAAAGCTATGTAACATTTTGGGGCGATACATGAGGTAAAGAAGGTAGTGTATATATGGATAAGTTAAGTATACGTGAAGACAACTACAATATAAAACATAAAACAATTTCGTTAAATAGAGCTTCAAGTGTTACAAGAAATTTAAAAGGATTATTAAAGTTTTTAGGACCAGCTTTTGTTGTCAGTGTAGCCTACATTGATCCTGGTAATTTTGCTACAAACATTAGTGGAGGTTCCAGCTTCAATTATAATCTTATATGGGTTATTCTTTGGAGTAATTTGATGGCTATATTTCTTCAAACTATGTCTGCAAAATTAGGAATTGCAACTGGCTGCAGCTTACCTGAAATGTGTGCTAAGGTTTTTTCAAAAAGAGCAAATTGGATATTTTGGATTGTTGGCGAGTTGGGTGCTATGGCAACGGATTTGGCAGAGTTTATTGGAGGAACTTTAGGCTTGTATTTATTATTTAGAATACCAATGATTTATGCAGGACTACTTACAGGAGTTTTAACTTTTATAATAGTTTACATGGAAAAGTATGGTCAAAAGATGGTAGAAACCATAATAGCTGCTTTAATAGCTGTAATATGTGTTGCCTATACAATAGAGTTATTTCTTGCCAGGCCAGCGTGGACACAGGTAGGAATGCATACTTTAATTCCGAGTTTACCTAATGGAGAAGCTGTTCTAATAGCGGTTGGTATGTTGGGGGCTACGGTTATGCCGCATGTAATATACCTTCATTCCGAATTGGTTCAGCATAGAAATACAAATTCATCTGATAAAGAAAAGTTGCATCACTTAAAGATGGAGAAAATCGATATACTTATAGCAATGAATATTGCCTTTGTTGTCAATGCGGCAATGGTAATTGTATCTGCAGCCGTATTCTTTAAGCATGGAATAAAAGTAAGTACAATAGAAGAAGCACATAGATCACTACAGCCTTTACTCGGAAATTTATCCAGTGGTGCCTTTGGAATAGCGCTTTTAGCATCAGGATTATCTTCATCCGCCGTAGGAACGATGGCAGGGCAAACTATTATGAAAGGCTTTGTTAATTTAAGCATACCTATAAATTTAAGAAGAATTATAACTATGCTTCCAGCACTAATTATCATAGCTTTAGGTATAAATCCAATGAGAGTATTAGTTTTAAGTCAAGTTGCTTTGAGTTTTATACTTCCGTTTCCTATAATTCAAATGCTTTTAATAGCTGGGCGTAAAGATTTAATGGGAATTTTAGTTAATAAGAAATTTACTAAAATTGTAGGCTTTATAATTGCAACCATGATAATTTTGCTGAATATAATACTTTTATATTTAACCTTTACAGGTCAAACTTAAGGTTTAAAAGGTTTTATTGTAATCAGGATATAGCAAAGATTCAAATTCTATTTTCCGTATAAATCATTGCCGTATCCTGTTAAAGGTTTAATACTATAGTATATTAAGTTTTTATATAAATTATTACTAAAATATAATTATTTAAAAATTGAAGCACTTTGTGATTATACTAGTGCTTTTATTTGTGCTGTGCTAATTGGCCTTATTTCACATATTTAAAGTTGTTTTGAAAATGTTGATTCCAGTAACAGCAGACTAAATAAACTTATGAATCTAACAGCTAATGCATTAAAAAATTTAAAATAAAACAGGAGTTTACTTTTCTAACTCCTGCATGTAAAAATTGTTTTTCATCTTTAAAACTTGATTTTAGCTACGTTATTGATGCTTCATAAATCTCTTTAATGGAGTTTGATAGTGTTTCATTGAATTCTTCGTCTGTTTGATCAATACTTAAGTTCTCAGATAGCGCCCTTGAAAAGCTAGCAATTAAACCATTATTACGGGACAACCTTTCGTTAGCTTCAGATTGACTATAGCCTCCAGACAAAGCTACAATTCTAACAACATGTGGGTCCTTCATTAAATCGCTATAAAAATTATCCTTAGTTGGTATTGAAAGTTTAAGCATTACTTTCGTCTCTTTATCAAGATCTGATAAGTGTTTTGAAATTTCAAGCTTTAAAAGTTCCTCTGATTTTTCCTTATCAGTGCTTTTAATATCAACCTCTGGTTCAATGATTGGAACTAAACCTTGATTAGCGATTTTATCTGCTAATTCAAACTGCTGATCAACAACCATTTTAATACCTTTAGAATTAGCCTCCTTGATAAATGAACGCATTTTTGTTCCAAATATATTTTTTTCTATGGCGGCTTTTAAAAGTTCATCTAAATTAGTTATTGGCTTCATAAGCTGCACACCATTTTCTAGTTCACTCAATCCTTTATCGATTTTTAAAAAGGGTACAATATTCTTTTCATTCCAGAGATAATCAGCCGTGTATTTATGATCAATAGTTCTATACATTGTATTTTCAAATAATATAGCTCCCAAAATATATTTTGAATTGAAGGCTGTACTTTTTATGATACGTTTTCTCATCTCATGAACTAAGTTAAACATCTCTTCATCATTAGAATAACTATTTTCCTTAATTCCATATTGAAGTAATGCTTTTGGAGTACTGCCGCCACTTTGGTCTAGTGCAGCAATAAACCCTTTATCTTTACTTATACGATTCATTTGAGTTTCATTCATTACACCTTACTCCT
This DNA window, taken from Clostridium acetobutylicum ATCC 824, encodes the following:
- a CDS encoding CD3324 family protein is translated as MKYEKAQNILPQNIIELIQNYADGIYLYIPRKSNSKKAWGEYSGIKDILEKRNRDIFDRYKQGVSVKKLAQQFYLTEYSIRRIIRKEKQII
- a CDS encoding Nramp family divalent metal transporter; amino-acid sequence: MDKLSIREDNYNIKHKTISLNRASSVTRNLKGLLKFLGPAFVVSVAYIDPGNFATNISGGSSFNYNLIWVILWSNLMAIFLQTMSAKLGIATGCSLPEMCAKVFSKRANWIFWIVGELGAMATDLAEFIGGTLGLYLLFRIPMIYAGLLTGVLTFIIVYMEKYGQKMVETIIAALIAVICVAYTIELFLARPAWTQVGMHTLIPSLPNGEAVLIAVGMLGATVMPHVIYLHSELVQHRNTNSSDKEKLHHLKMEKIDILIAMNIAFVVNAAMVIVSAAVFFKHGIKVSTIEEAHRSLQPLLGNLSSGAFGIALLASGLSSSAVGTMAGQTIMKGFVNLSIPINLRRIITMLPALIIIALGINPMRVLVLSQVALSFILPFPIIQMLLIAGRKDLMGILVNKKFTKIVGFIIATMIILLNIILLYLTFTGQT
- a CDS encoding fructose bisphosphate aldolase — its product is MNETQMNRISKDKGFIAALDQSGGSTPKALLQYGIKENSYSNDEEMFNLVHEMRKRIIKSTAFNSKYILGAILFENTMYRTIDHKYTADYLWNEKNIVPFLKIDKGLSELENGVQLMKPITNLDELLKAAIEKNIFGTKMRSFIKEANSKGIKMVVDQQFELADKIANQGLVPIIEPEVDIKSTDKEKSEELLKLEISKHLSDLDKETKVMLKLSIPTKDNFYSDLMKDPHVVRIVALSGGYSQSEANERLSRNNGLIASFSRALSENLSIDQTDEEFNETLSNSIKEIYEASIT